From Candidatus Atelocyanobacterium thalassa isolate ALOHA, a single genomic window includes:
- a CDS encoding TldD/PmbA family protein: MSLTLLTSKEIPQLIYQPSREHFDETWRKPLSILLGLGRAAGADFLEFFLERTNYLSCLGEEDIITAVSPSLSSGAGVRIFKGKADCYVSTNNISFKGLRIALEKGLSILDLSLPYSNAYVPEVNLEILRDYTTHKDKESWLPECIQIEEIGQILLSANKTIAKKANHIQSRRSTYFRNWQEILVAASDGTFARDIRLTQSVGYSLLCADREDRSLINKRFGDTSNINFLREWDYESASEEIAESSGKMLYADFVESGNYPIVMANKFGGVIFHEACGHLLETTQIETNTTPFIDKKGCKIAHENLTAWDEGASEKAFGSIDMDDEGMPSQRTLLIENGILKNFLSDRAGYLRTGSPRTGNGRRQNYAYAPTSRMRNTYIAPGNCSTKDIFDSIDRGIYCKQMGGGSVGVTGEFNFSVSEAYLIEKGKLTKPLKGATLIGTAQNIMNEISMCSQDLEYAPGFCGSTSGSIYVTVGQPHIKVDGITVGGR, translated from the coding sequence ATGTCATTAACTCTATTAACATCAAAGGAAATTCCTCAACTAATTTATCAACCCAGTCGTGAACACTTTGATGAAACTTGGAGAAAACCTTTAAGTATCTTATTGGGACTAGGAAGAGCTGCAGGAGCAGATTTTTTAGAGTTTTTTTTAGAAAGAACTAACTATTTAAGTTGTCTAGGAGAAGAAGATATTATTACAGCTGTTTCTCCATCTCTGTCTTCTGGAGCTGGAGTACGTATTTTTAAAGGAAAAGCCGATTGTTATGTAAGTACTAATAATATTTCATTTAAAGGCCTTAGGATAGCTTTGGAAAAAGGGCTATCCATATTAGATTTAAGCTTACCTTATTCTAATGCTTATGTTCCAGAAGTAAATTTAGAAATATTAAGAGACTATACTACACATAAAGATAAAGAATCATGGTTGCCAGAATGTATCCAAATTGAAGAAATAGGACAAATTTTACTTTCAGCCAATAAAACTATTGCGAAAAAAGCTAATCACATACAGTCTCGACGCTCTACTTATTTTAGAAATTGGCAAGAAATTTTAGTAGCTGCTAGTGATGGTACTTTTGCTAGAGATATTCGTCTTACCCAATCTGTAGGATATTCTCTTTTATGTGCAGATAGAGAAGATCGTAGTTTAATAAACAAACGTTTTGGTGATACCAGTAATATTAACTTTCTAAGAGAATGGGATTATGAAAGTGCATCAGAAGAAATCGCAGAATCTTCTGGAAAAATGCTATATGCAGATTTCGTTGAATCAGGTAACTATCCTATAGTTATGGCTAATAAATTTGGCGGAGTAATTTTCCATGAAGCTTGCGGACATCTTTTAGAAACTACTCAAATAGAAACTAATACAACTCCTTTTATAGATAAAAAAGGATGTAAAATTGCTCATGAAAATTTAACTGCTTGGGATGAAGGGGCATCAGAAAAAGCTTTTGGAAGTATTGATATGGATGATGAAGGAATGCCTTCTCAAAGAACTCTCTTAATTGAAAACGGTATTTTAAAAAACTTTTTATCTGATCGGGCTGGTTACCTTCGTACCGGTTCTCCTCGTACAGGTAATGGAAGGCGTCAGAACTACGCTTATGCTCCAACATCTAGAATGCGAAATACATATATTGCCCCTGGCAATTGTTCTACAAAAGATATTTTTGATTCTATAGATAGAGGAATTTATTGTAAGCAAATGGGTGGTGGTAGTGTTGGGGTTACAGGTGAGTTTAATTTTTCCGTTTCTGAAGCATACTTAATTGAAAAAGGAAAATTAACAAAACCTTTAAAAGGAGCAACTTTGATTGGAACAGCTCAAAATATAATGAACGAAATATCAATGTGTTCACAGGATTTAGAGTACGCTCCAGGATTTTGTGGTTCTACGAGCGGTAGCATTTATGTTACTGTTGGTCAGCCACATATTAAAGTTGATGGAATTACTGTAGGTGGGCGTTAA
- a CDS encoding FAD-dependent oxidoreductase — translation MNSSKITKIEYVDVIIVGGGIAGIATAEFLARHSNLSIKLLDKASHLGTESSGKLEGWYHTGALYSGQDDAQTFINCVNGVEDLINFYTPYFTSQCNVELLEKKAGFFTPSVIPKLGGWFDNSPVYLIHPQVDSPEIHFSRLKSDLIHINNQKERVLGRLEAAYGEQHNWLIDNKCIAPTYAQVENNEKIESSLQQSTTTIRNICNQFNLSYGIKTNGYGYIKTLDCSMNTNKILKDLVSSSLNHGVNFETGITIEKLSMDNYGPVRLKSLLCKTKEGLSKKFKARLFIFAVGNGFEPFLRDLQIRARLKCNKSAMVVAVPPLTDVNFFRMSTKNNFHFNHFLRRSDPNSHAYSILANSGYINNETSDEINTDPILELAERYFGDKNLYSRELYSYECAKTEFVSEEEQKRRYSYWIESKPNSNYICILPGKFSFFPTVAYQTYQRVKTLLDFQEINPRLQFQSTNDLEIKTNGLVANSFSFQISENSYLYNIK, via the coding sequence ATGAATTCATCTAAAATCACAAAGATTGAATATGTTGATGTTATTATAGTCGGCGGTGGTATAGCTGGAATAGCAACTGCAGAATTTTTAGCTCGTCACAGTAATTTATCTATTAAACTTTTAGATAAAGCCTCTCATTTAGGGACTGAATCTTCAGGAAAACTAGAAGGATGGTATCATACCGGAGCATTATATTCTGGACAAGATGATGCGCAAACATTTATTAATTGTGTGAATGGAGTCGAGGATTTAATAAACTTTTATACTCCATATTTTACTTCTCAATGTAATGTTGAATTATTAGAGAAGAAAGCTGGGTTCTTTACACCTTCAGTTATTCCGAAATTAGGAGGTTGGTTTGATAATTCACCAGTTTACTTGATTCATCCTCAAGTTGATTCTCCAGAAATTCATTTTTCTCGTCTTAAAAGTGATTTAATACATATTAATAATCAAAAAGAAAGGGTTTTAGGAAGATTAGAGGCTGCTTATGGAGAACAACATAACTGGTTAATTGATAATAAATGTATTGCTCCAACCTATGCTCAAGTTGAAAATAATGAAAAAATAGAATCTTCTCTACAACAATCAACGACAACTATTCGTAATATTTGCAATCAATTTAATTTGTCATATGGAATAAAGACTAATGGTTATGGCTATATTAAAACTCTAGATTGCTCTATGAATACCAATAAAATTTTAAAGGATCTAGTGTCTAGTTCCCTCAATCACGGTGTGAATTTTGAAACGGGAATCACAATCGAAAAATTGTCAATGGATAATTATGGGCCTGTTCGATTAAAAAGTCTATTATGTAAAACTAAAGAAGGATTATCAAAAAAGTTTAAGGCGCGACTATTTATTTTTGCTGTTGGAAATGGATTTGAACCATTCTTGCGAGATTTGCAAATTAGAGCAAGGTTAAAATGTAATAAAAGTGCGATGGTAGTTGCTGTTCCTCCTCTTACTGATGTCAATTTTTTTAGAATGTCTACTAAAAATAACTTTCATTTCAACCACTTTCTAAGACGATCAGATCCTAACAGTCATGCTTATTCAATATTAGCTAATTCTGGTTATATTAATAATGAAACAAGTGATGAGATCAATACCGATCCTATCTTAGAATTAGCAGAGCGTTATTTTGGAGATAAAAACTTGTATAGTAGGGAACTATATAGCTATGAATGTGCAAAAACTGAATTTGTTAGTGAAGAAGAGCAGAAACGGCGTTATAGCTATTGGATTGAATCAAAACCGAACAGTAATTATATATGTATTTTGCCAGGTAAATTTTCTTTTTTCCCTACTGTAGCCTATCAAACTTATCAAAGAGTAAAAACTTTATTAGATTTTCAGGAAATAAATCCTAGGTTACAATTTCAATCCACTAATGATCTTGAAATCAAGACTAACGGTCTAGTTGCCAATTCATTTTCTTTTCAAATTTCTGAAAACAGCTACTTGTACAATATTAAATAA
- the rsmI gene encoding 16S rRNA (cytidine(1402)-2'-O)-methyltransferase, with amino-acid sequence MVDKKELNLGTLYIVGTPIGNLEDITLRAIRILKSVDMIAAEDTRHTAKLLNHFQINTPKISYHQHNCVTRQNELLSKLKQGNIIALVSDAGMPGISDPGYDLVCLCIAENIPIVPIPGPTAVVTALVTSGLPSNRFVFEGFLPIKFQIRQERLNLLKKEPRTIVVYESPHRLLKTLIDFVKIFGNDRQIVLGRELTKYYEEFWRGSLKEAVLHYQQNKNIKGEFTLVLSGCSQDNLLDLNIEQVKIELQKLLERGMTRSQASKYLATTVKFSRREIYELSLNNL; translated from the coding sequence ATGGTAGACAAAAAAGAATTAAACTTAGGAACTTTGTATATAGTAGGAACACCTATTGGTAACCTAGAAGACATAACACTAAGAGCAATTAGAATTCTAAAATCAGTTGATATGATTGCGGCAGAAGATACTCGTCATACTGCTAAGCTTTTGAATCATTTCCAAATAAACACTCCCAAGATTAGTTATCATCAACATAATTGCGTAACGCGTCAAAATGAATTATTAAGCAAATTAAAACAAGGAAATATAATTGCCTTAGTAAGTGATGCTGGTATGCCAGGTATTTCAGATCCTGGTTATGATTTAGTATGCCTATGTATTGCCGAAAATATCCCCATAGTACCAATTCCTGGACCTACGGCAGTTGTCACAGCTCTTGTAACTTCAGGATTACCTAGCAACCGTTTTGTTTTTGAAGGTTTTTTACCTATTAAATTTCAAATAAGACAAGAGCGTTTGAACTTATTAAAAAAAGAACCCCGTACAATTGTTGTTTACGAATCTCCCCATCGTTTATTAAAAACTTTGATTGATTTCGTAAAAATATTTGGTAATGATCGCCAAATCGTATTAGGAAGAGAGTTGACTAAATATTATGAAGAATTTTGGAGGGGCAGTCTCAAAGAAGCCGTATTACATTATCAACAAAATAAAAATATTAAGGGAGAATTTACATTAGTTTTATCTGGTTGTTCTCAAGATAACTTATTAGATTTAAATATCGAACAGGTGAAGATTGAACTGCAAAAATTACTAGAAAGAGGAATGACAAGATCTCAGGCAAGCAAATATTTAGCTACAACAGTAAAATTTTCCCGTCGTGAAATTTATGAATTATCTTTAAATAATTTATAG
- the dusB gene encoding tRNA dihydrouridine synthase DusB, translated as MSSPLKVGSLNLNSRVFQSPLAGVTDRIFRKLVRRYSPNSMIYTEMINATELCHLKKVQQLVDIEQKPIGVQIFDSRYDFIVEAAKKIESQGAQIIDINMGCPVNKITKKGGGSSLLKQPKVAQKIIYEITRIVKIPITVKTRIGWNDSGIDILDFAKMMEDAGAAMLTIHARTRDQGYNGTSHWKWVKKIKENLLIPIIANGNIFSIEDAVKCLEITNADGVMCSRGTLGYPFLVGEIDYFFQTGYCSQIITPYQRLKCAKEHLKELWKYKGNQGIYQGRKHLRWYCQGFPGASELRKKIICIESIEEGYRLLDKGIELCT; from the coding sequence ATGTCTTCTCCACTAAAGGTAGGATCTTTAAACCTTAATAGTAGAGTTTTTCAATCACCTTTAGCCGGAGTAACGGATCGGATATTTCGTAAGTTAGTTCGACGTTATTCTCCTAATTCCATGATTTATACTGAAATGATTAATGCAACGGAATTATGTCATTTAAAGAAAGTGCAACAACTTGTTGATATTGAACAAAAACCAATTGGGGTACAAATTTTTGATTCTCGTTATGACTTTATAGTAGAAGCAGCTAAGAAAATAGAAAGTCAAGGTGCTCAAATAATTGATATAAATATGGGATGTCCAGTTAATAAGATCACAAAGAAAGGTGGGGGCTCTTCATTATTAAAACAACCTAAAGTGGCTCAAAAAATTATTTATGAAATTACAAGAATAGTAAAAATACCGATTACTGTGAAAACAAGAATTGGTTGGAATGATAGTGGTATTGATATATTAGATTTTGCAAAAATGATGGAAGATGCCGGAGCCGCTATGCTAACTATTCATGCAAGAACTAGAGATCAAGGCTATAACGGAACTTCTCACTGGAAATGGGTTAAAAAAATTAAAGAAAATTTACTTATTCCAATAATAGCGAATGGCAATATTTTTTCTATTGAAGATGCAGTAAAATGCTTGGAAATAACAAATGCAGATGGAGTTATGTGTTCTAGAGGAACTTTAGGGTACCCGTTTCTTGTAGGAGAAATAGATTATTTTTTTCAAACAGGATATTGTTCACAAATAATTACTCCTTATCAAAGGCTGAAATGCGCTAAAGAACATTTAAAAGAACTGTGGAAATATAAAGGTAATCAAGGGATTTATCAGGGAAGAAAACATCTTCGCTGGTACTGTCAAGGATTTCCTGGTGCATCAGAATTAAGAAAAAAAATTATATGTATTGAAAGTATAGAGGAAGGTTATAGATTATTAGATAAAGGTATTGAATTATGCACATAA
- the guaA gene encoding glutamine-hydrolyzing GMP synthase has protein sequence MGDSFNHNHQMIVILDFGSQYSELIARRIRETHVYSEVMSYQTDIKKICELNPKGIIFSGGPNSVYSDFSPQCDRKIWDLGIPILGICYGMQLMVQQLGGQVEKAKYGEYGKALLRIDDPTDLFTNLEDGSIMWMSHGDSSTKLPEGFSILAHTENTPCAAIANHDKKLFGVQFHPEVVHSVGGIAIIRNFVYHICGCEPTWTTKAFVDETIDGIRKKVKDRKVLLALSGGVDSSTLAFLLHQAIGDNLTCMFIDQGFMRKGEPERLVSIFSKQFHIPVEYVDARERFIKKLEGIVDPEEKRHLIGHEFIQVFEEESQRLGPFDYLAQGTLYPDVIESADTNINSSTGERVAVKIKSHHNVGGLPKNLRFKLVEPLRKLFKDEVRRVGQSIGLPEEIVRRHPFPGPGLAIRIIGEVTAERLNILRDADFIVRDEISKQGVYHDFWQAFAVLLPIRSVGVMGDKRTYSHPIVLRFITSEDGMTADWAKVPYELLEIISNRIVNEVEAVNRIVYDITSKPPGTIEWE, from the coding sequence ATGGGTGATAGCTTCAATCATAATCATCAAATGATAGTCATCCTTGACTTTGGTTCTCAGTATTCAGAATTAATCGCACGTCGAATACGAGAAACACACGTTTATTCTGAGGTTATGTCCTATCAAACTGATATAAAAAAAATATGTGAACTTAATCCAAAAGGAATTATTTTTTCAGGAGGTCCTAATTCCGTCTATAGTGACTTTTCTCCACAATGTGACAGAAAAATATGGGATCTTGGTATTCCTATCTTAGGTATTTGCTACGGAATGCAGTTGATGGTACAACAACTTGGAGGACAAGTTGAAAAAGCTAAGTATGGAGAGTATGGTAAAGCATTATTGAGAATAGATGATCCAACAGATCTATTTACTAATTTAGAAGATGGTTCTATTATGTGGATGAGTCATGGAGATTCATCCACAAAACTACCTGAAGGATTCTCTATTTTAGCTCATACAGAGAATACACCATGTGCTGCAATTGCCAATCATGATAAAAAGCTCTTTGGAGTGCAATTCCATCCAGAAGTTGTACATTCTGTAGGAGGAATTGCGATTATACGTAATTTTGTTTATCACATTTGTGGGTGTGAGCCTACATGGACTACAAAAGCTTTTGTTGATGAAACTATTGATGGAATTCGTAAAAAAGTTAAAGACAGAAAAGTCTTACTAGCTCTATCTGGAGGAGTAGACTCTTCAACATTAGCTTTTTTATTGCATCAAGCTATTGGCGATAATTTAACTTGTATGTTTATCGACCAAGGCTTTATGCGAAAAGGAGAGCCGGAACGTCTTGTAAGCATATTTAGTAAACAATTTCATATCCCTGTCGAATATGTTGATGCAAGAGAACGTTTTATAAAAAAATTAGAAGGAATTGTCGACCCTGAAGAAAAGCGTCATCTTATTGGGCATGAATTCATACAAGTATTTGAAGAAGAATCACAACGTTTGGGACCTTTTGATTATTTAGCACAAGGTACACTTTATCCTGATGTAATAGAATCTGCAGACACTAATATCAACTCTAGTACAGGAGAAAGAGTTGCTGTTAAAATTAAAAGTCACCATAATGTTGGCGGATTACCCAAAAATTTAAGGTTTAAATTAGTTGAACCTTTGCGCAAATTATTCAAAGATGAAGTTCGAAGAGTTGGCCAATCTATTGGCTTACCCGAAGAAATTGTGCGACGACATCCTTTCCCCGGACCAGGACTAGCTATTCGTATAATCGGAGAAGTTACTGCAGAGCGTTTAAATATACTAAGAGACGCAGACTTTATTGTAAGAGATGAGATAAGTAAACAAGGTGTATACCATGACTTTTGGCAAGCATTTGCTGTTTTACTACCTATTAGAAGTGTTGGAGTTATGGGAGATAAACGTACCTACTCTCATCCGATAGTATTACGTTTTATTACTAGTGAAGATGGAATGACTGCAGATTGGGCCAAGGTTCCTTATGAACTTTTGGAAATTATCTCTAATCGTATCGTTAATGAAGTAGAAGCAGTAAATCGTATAGTTTATGACATCACTTCAAAGCCTCCAGGAACAATTGAATGGGAATAA
- a CDS encoding PspA/IM30 family protein: protein MGLFDRLSRVVRANLNDLVSRAEDPEKVLEQTLVDMSEDLVQLKQAFAQSLSSQKRIESQYKKSLMEANNWEQRAKLAISRKEEDLAREALVRKKSYSETALTLNEQLNQQNAQLETMRQNLATLESKIGEAKTKKNILIARSKAAKATQSLQKTMSGLDTSTSMSAFERMESKVLDMEAQSQSVGELAAAGVEGQFAQLEASSEVDEELAMLKTQISGSSTPQGILPESTEDSDFSSKDQITDDEELEKLKRELNNM from the coding sequence ATGGGACTATTTGATCGTCTAAGTCGGGTCGTGAGAGCTAATCTTAACGATCTTGTCAGCAGAGCAGAAGATCCAGAAAAGGTTTTAGAACAGACACTTGTTGATATGAGTGAAGATTTAGTTCAATTAAAGCAAGCTTTTGCTCAAAGTCTTAGCTCCCAAAAACGGATCGAATCGCAGTATAAAAAATCACTTATGGAGGCTAACAATTGGGAACAAAGAGCAAAATTAGCTATATCAAGGAAAGAAGAAGACCTTGCTAGAGAAGCACTGGTACGTAAGAAATCTTACTCTGAAACTGCTTTGACTCTCAATGAGCAGCTTAACCAGCAAAATGCTCAACTTGAAACAATGCGTCAAAATTTAGCTACTTTAGAAAGTAAAATCGGAGAGGCTAAAACTAAAAAAAATATTCTTATTGCCCGTTCAAAAGCAGCAAAAGCTACTCAATCTTTACAAAAAACCATGAGTGGATTAGATACAAGTACTTCTATGTCTGCTTTTGAGAGAATGGAAAGCAAGGTTTTAGATATGGAGGCTCAGTCTCAATCTGTAGGAGAGCTTGCAGCGGCTGGAGTTGAAGGTCAGTTTGCCCAATTGGAAGCTAGTAGTGAAGTAGACGAAGAGCTAGCAATGTTAAAAACTCAAATATCTGGTTCTAGTACTCCACAAGGTATTCTTCCTGAATCAACCGAAGATAGTGATTTTTCTTCTAAAGATCAAATTACTGATGATGAAGAGTTAGAAAAACTTAAACGAGAGTTAAATAATATGTAG
- a CDS encoding ABC transporter permease, whose product MLSENKDFLSPNSISNTCQEQKFLSKFLQETLAMTKRLFIQLWRRPSTLIAGIVQPFMWLILFGALFHNAPEGIFESNINYAKFLSPGIIVFTAFSGSLNAGLPIMFDREFGFLNRLLVAPLSSRYSIVASSTLYIVSLSLLQTGVIIIASSMLGAGIPNIYNLAAIILVVLLTVCGVTGMSLGLAFALPGHIELIAVIFVTNLPLLFASTALAPLSFMSRWLQVIASLNPLTYAIEFIRYIYVYGNLSMNDIVFKAPFIELTGIKILLLLLGFDMLVLLSIQPLLRRKFN is encoded by the coding sequence GTGCTTTCTGAGAATAAAGATTTTTTATCGCCAAATTCTATAAGTAATACTTGCCAAGAACAAAAATTTTTATCAAAATTTTTACAAGAAACCTTAGCTATGACTAAGCGTTTATTTATTCAATTGTGGCGTCGGCCTTCAACCTTAATAGCAGGTATTGTTCAACCTTTTATGTGGTTAATATTATTTGGAGCATTATTTCATAATGCTCCAGAAGGGATATTTGAAAGTAATATTAATTATGCAAAATTTTTATCACCTGGAATTATAGTATTTACAGCTTTTTCAGGATCATTAAATGCAGGGCTTCCTATAATGTTTGATAGGGAGTTTGGATTTCTTAATCGTTTATTAGTTGCTCCACTATCTTCTCGATATTCTATCGTTGCATCTTCTACTTTGTATATTGTAAGTCTTAGTTTACTTCAAACAGGAGTTATCATAATAGCAAGTTCAATGTTAGGAGCTGGAATTCCAAATATTTATAATTTAGCAGCAATTATTCTTGTCGTTTTATTAACTGTTTGTGGAGTAACAGGAATGAGTCTAGGACTTGCTTTTGCATTGCCAGGTCATATTGAACTTATCGCTGTTATTTTTGTAACTAATCTACCTCTACTTTTTGCAAGTACTGCTCTTGCTCCTTTATCTTTTATGTCGAGATGGTTACAGGTTATTGCAAGTTTAAATCCTTTAACTTATGCTATTGAATTTATAAGGTATATTTATGTTTATGGAAATTTATCTATGAATGATATTGTCTTCAAGGCTCCTTTTATCGAGTTAACCGGGATAAAAATCTTGCTCCTGTTACTAGGATTTGATATGTTAGTTTTGCTTTCTATCCAACCACTATTGCGTCGAAAATTTAATTAA
- a CDS encoding ABC transporter ATP-binding protein has product MTPLVTVESLQKSFNTVKAVQDISFNINKGEIFGLLGPNGSGKTTTIRCLCTLTKPDSGEITVGGISVLKYPNIVRNFLGYVAQDIALDKILTGRELLELQASLYHLPRYDAEDRIKKLLTLLNLDEYSDRRIGDYSGGIRKRFDIAAGLLHKPSLVVLDEPTVGLDIESRLIVWEFLKQLKIAGTSILITSHYLEEIDSLADNLAIIDRGKVIAQGSPTQLKNHLGGNRVTLKIKEFSELKDVYKAQEVLQRLSFVEEIIINSSQGNSLNLIVKEEIDLFGKIEKTLKESNLSIFSLSQSRPSLDDVYLAATGKTLMDAELAAIGNRDLKKEKKQQMN; this is encoded by the coding sequence ATGACTCCTTTAGTTACAGTTGAATCGTTACAAAAAAGTTTCAATACAGTGAAAGCAGTTCAAGATATTTCCTTTAATATCAATAAAGGGGAGATTTTTGGCTTGTTAGGGCCAAATGGATCCGGTAAAACGACAACTATTCGATGTTTATGTACCTTAACTAAACCTGATAGTGGAGAGATTACAGTAGGTGGGATCTCAGTATTAAAATACCCAAATATCGTTAGGAACTTTCTGGGTTATGTAGCTCAAGATATTGCTCTTGATAAAATTTTAACAGGTAGAGAACTACTTGAGTTACAAGCATCTCTTTATCATTTGCCTAGATATGATGCTGAAGATAGAATTAAAAAATTATTAACTTTATTAAACCTTGATGAATATAGCGATCGCAGAATAGGAGATTATTCAGGAGGAATTCGTAAACGATTTGATATCGCAGCTGGGCTACTACATAAGCCAAGTTTAGTAGTTCTTGACGAACCTACTGTTGGTCTAGATATTGAGAGTCGATTGATAGTTTGGGAATTTCTTAAACAACTTAAAATAGCAGGGACGTCAATTCTTATAACAAGTCACTACCTAGAAGAAATTGATTCTTTAGCGGACAACTTAGCTATTATTGATCGCGGTAAAGTAATTGCCCAAGGATCTCCGACTCAACTTAAAAATCATTTAGGTGGTAATCGTGTAACTTTGAAGATTAAAGAATTCTCAGAACTTAAAGATGTGTATAAAGCTCAAGAAGTGCTGCAAAGACTATCTTTTGTAGAAGAAATTATTATTAATAGTTCTCAAGGTAATTCTTTAAATTTAATAGTTAAAGAAGAAATAGACTTATTTGGTAAAATAGAAAAAACTCTTAAAGAATCTAATCTATCTATTTTTAGCTTATCTCAATCTCGTCCTAGCCTTGATGATGTATATTTAGCAGCAACAGGAAAAACCTTGATGGATGCTGAGTTAGCTGCTATAGGTAATCGAGACTTAAAGAAAGAGAAAAAACAACAAATGAACTAA
- a CDS encoding phycocyanobilin:ferredoxin oxidoreductase: MVQNLTIFLPLHPLIYKLANSIVSCWEKNLYLVPCKLPTNLNYVECALKTDKLIIQNFCYQSHQFSKIHLELVRYEQKLDILHCVMFPRLEYSLPIFGCDLVIGKNKISAAVADLSPTNLKVKLSKQYQQKLSQLKSHDFLVTRDLPDWGDIFSEYCIFIQPLNLKEENNFLEQVENILQIHCEQSANSKIISDHEKYLNLQGQEYYCNRQKQNDKTRRILEYFFGEEWADNYISQVLFSTNN, encoded by the coding sequence ATGGTTCAAAATCTAACTATTTTTTTGCCTTTACATCCTTTAATTTATAAATTAGCCAATTCTATAGTTTCTTGTTGGGAAAAAAATCTTTATTTAGTTCCATGCAAACTACCAACAAATTTAAACTATGTAGAGTGTGCGTTAAAAACAGATAAATTAATAATCCAAAACTTTTGTTATCAATCACATCAATTTAGTAAAATCCATTTAGAGCTTGTAAGGTATGAACAAAAACTAGACATTCTTCATTGTGTAATGTTTCCTCGCCTTGAATATTCTTTACCTATATTTGGATGTGATCTAGTTATAGGAAAAAATAAAATTAGTGCTGCAGTTGCTGACCTATCCCCAACCAATCTTAAAGTAAAACTTTCCAAACAATATCAGCAAAAACTATCTCAATTAAAATCTCATGATTTTTTAGTAACTCGTGACTTACCGGACTGGGGAGACATATTTTCAGAGTATTGCATATTTATTCAGCCTCTTAATTTAAAAGAAGAAAATAATTTTCTTGAACAGGTTGAAAACATTTTACAAATACATTGCGAACAATCAGCAAATTCCAAAATAATTTCTGATCATGAAAAGTATCTAAATTTACAAGGACAAGAATATTATTGTAATAGACAAAAACAAAATGATAAAACTCGCCGCATTTTAGAGTATTTTTTTGGTGAGGAATGGGCTGATAACTACATATCACAAGTATTATTTAGTACTAATAATTAG
- a CDS encoding DUF2103 domain-containing protein, producing MTRENKGRLIWNHSTHLEGLIPILEKLVIFPGIRTIAPGVIGRAKSHCPHLKLRISVQILGGFKVIARQGKTVQEVFIVTDLSQQELELAIKEILD from the coding sequence ATGACTCGGGAAAATAAAGGAAGATTGATTTGGAATCACTCGACTCATTTAGAAGGTTTGATACCTATTTTAGAAAAGTTAGTTATTTTTCCAGGTATTAGAACTATTGCTCCTGGGGTTATTGGCAGAGCTAAAAGCCATTGTCCACACTTAAAGTTAAGAATATCGGTGCAAATCCTAGGAGGATTTAAAGTAATAGCTAGACAAGGCAAAACAGTTCAGGAAGTTTTTATTGTTACAGATTTAAGTCAACAGGAACTAGAATTAGCTATTAAAGAAATTTTGGATTAA
- the clpS gene encoding ATP-dependent Clp protease adapter ClpS, with amino-acid sequence MFKRLSITIPETSISTNIKHSAVIDYKPYPNCKIIVLNDDFNTFDHVANCLIRYIPAMTKSHAWELTQKIHFNGFATVWMGPLEQAELYHQQLRREGLTMAPLEGI; translated from the coding sequence ATGTTCAAGAGATTGTCCATAACCATTCCAGAAACATCTATATCAACCAATATAAAACATTCAGCAGTTATTGATTATAAACCTTATCCCAACTGCAAAATAATTGTTCTTAACGATGACTTTAATACTTTCGACCATGTTGCTAATTGTTTAATAAGATATATTCCTGCTATGACTAAAAGCCATGCCTGGGAGTTGACTCAAAAAATCCATTTTAATGGATTTGCAACCGTTTGGATGGGTCCCTTAGAGCAAGCAGAACTATATCACCAGCAATTACGCCGCGAAGGATTGACAATGGCTCCACTGGAAGGAATATAA